Proteins encoded by one window of Capra hircus breed San Clemente chromosome 8, ASM170441v1, whole genome shotgun sequence:
- the ZNF484 gene encoding zinc finger protein 484 isoform X2 produces MWNGKISSQSCLDQHIGFETSKQGISEDVSVWFEGICLFPRNDLYSILEEFWQDDKQTGRDKENQNKHLSPIIFTNKDTLANKGNCDYNKDIGKKFHVNTNLVPSRKRLHNYDSFQKSLKPIVSLCNCNRNNATENFDKVIGYGNTFTCMNSHTEMNACEYNQRKKLLSKQALIQHQKHHSREDFHLFSDCVKLSTHKTHLFAHQRIYTEEKHHECTKCDMIFTQKSQFAVPQVYTREKSYVSTEYGKKFSLNSNHEKTPHTEETDYKCSARGKAFFKKLDLFRLQRIPTGGKNPYDYSECGKNVSRNSNLSIHKKAHTGKKHFECIECGKSFTRKSTLSMHQKIHTGEKPYVCTECGKAFIRKSHFITHERIHTGEKPYECNDCGKSFIKKSQLHVHQRIHTGENPFICSECGKIFTHRTNLIIHQKIHTGERPYICTECGKAFTDRSNLIKHQKIHTGEKPYKCSDCGKSFTWKSRLRIHQKCHTGERHYECNECGKAFIQKSTLSMHQRIHKGEKPYVCTECGKAFFHKSHFITHERIHTGEKPYECSDCGKSFTKKSQLHVHQQIHTGEKPYRCGECGKAFTDRSNLFTHQKIHTGEKPYKCDDCGKAFTRKSGLHIHQQSHTGERHYECSECGKAFARKSTLIMHQRIHTGEKPYICTECGKSFIQKSHLNRHRRIHTGEKPYKCSDCGKAFIKKSQLLEHHRIHTGEKPYMCTECGKAFSIRSNLIKHQKIHTKQKPYKSSDFRKDFNWKAQFSVHQKCNTEEVECPVPQSWGRDTKL; encoded by the coding sequence atcAGCATATTGGTTTTGAAACATCAAAACAGGGAATATCCGAAGATGTTTCAGTCTGGTTTGAGGGAATTTGTCTCTTCCCAAGAAATGATCTATATTCCATTTTAGAAGAATTTTGGCAAGATGATAAACAGACaggaagagataaggaaaacCAGAACAAACATTTAAGTCCTATCATCTTCACCAACAAGGATACACTAGCTAATAAGGGGAACTGTGACTATAATAAAGACATTGGGAAAAAATTTCATGTAAACACAAACCTTGTTCCTTCAAGAAAAAGACTCCATAACtatgactcatttcaaaagagtTTGAAGCCTATTGTAAGCTTATGTAATTGTAATAGAAACAATGCAACAGAAAATTTTGATAAGGTTATTGGATATGGTAATACTTTTACTTGTATGAATTCTCATACAGAAATGAATGCTTGTGAATATAATCAACGCAAGAAACTTCTGAGTAAGCAAGCTCTCATTCAGCATCAAAAACATCATAGTAGGGAGGACTTCCATTTATTTTCTGATTGTGTAAAACTCTCTACCCATAAGACACACCTTTTTGCACATCAAAGGATTTATACTGAAGAGAAACATCATGAGTGCACCAAATGTGACATGATCTTCACTCAGAAGTCCCAATTTGCTGTGCCTCAGGTTTATACAAGAGAAAAATCCTATGTAAGCACTGAATATGGGAAGAAATTTTCCCTCAACTCAAACCATGAGAAAACTCCTCATACTGAGGAGACTGACTATAAATGCAGTGCACGTGGAAAAGCCTTTTTCAAGAAGTTAGATCTGTTCAGACTGCAGAGAATTCCTACTGGAGGAAAAAACCCCTATGATTACAGTGAATGTGGAAAAAATGTCTCTCGCAATTCAAATCTCAGTATACACAAAAAAGCTCATACTGGCAAGAAACACTTTGAATGTATTGAGTGTGGAAAATCTTTCACAAGAAAGTCAACACTAAGTATGCATCAGAAAATTCACACGGGAGAAAAACCATATGTATGTactgaatgtgggaaagcctttatcCGAAAGTCACATTTTATTACACAtgagagaattcatactggagagaaaccttatgaatGCAATGACTGTGGGAAGTCCTTTATAAAGAAGTCACAACTCCATGTGCATCAGCGAATTCACACAGGGGAGAATCCCTTCATATGTTCAGAATGTGGGAAAATCTTCACTCACAGGACAAATCTCATTATACACCAGAAAATTCATACTGGTGAGAGACCCTATATATGTACtgaatgtgggaaggcctttacTGACAGGTCAAATCTCATTAAACATCAaaaaattcatactggagagaaaccctataaaTGCAGTGACTGTGGAAAATCATTCACCTGGAAGTCACGGCTCAGGATACATCAGAaatgtcacactggagagagaCATTATGAATGCAATGAATGTGGGAAAGCATTTATTCAGAAGTCAACACTGAGTATGCACCAGAGAATTCATAAAGGAGAAAAGCCCTATGTTTGCACtgaatgtgggaaggccttcTTCCACAAGTCACATTTTATTACACAtgagagaattcatactggagagaaaccttacgaATGCAGTGACTGTGGGAAATCTTTCACAAAGAAGTCACAACTTCATGTACATCAGCAaattcacacaggagagaaaccctacAGATGTGGTGAATGTGGAAAGGCTTTCACGGACAGATCAAATCTCTTTACACACCAGAAAATTCATACTGGCGAGAAACCCTATAAATGTGAtgactgtggaaaagccttcacTCGAAAGTCAGGCCTCCATATACATCAACAGTCTCATACTGGAGAAAGACATTATGAGTGtagtgaatgtgggaaagcctttgcaCGAAAATCAACACTCATTATGCATCAGAGAATCcatacaggagagaaaccttatatTTGTACTGAATGTGGGAAGTCGTTCATCCAGAAGTCACATTTAAATCGACAtaggagaattcatactggagaaaaaccctaTAAATGCAGTGACTGTGGGAAGGCTTTTATTAAGAAGTCACAACTCCTTGAACATCACCGaattcacacaggagagaaaccttatatGTGTACTGAATGTGGAAAGGCCTTCTCCATCAGATCAAATCTTATTAAACACCAGAAAATTCATACTAAACAGAAACCTTATAAATCTAGTGACTTTAGGAAAGACTTTAACTGGAAAGCACAATTCAGTGTACATCAGAAATGTAATACTGAGGAAGTAGAATGCCCAGTGCCACAATCATGGGGTAGGGATACAAAGTTGTGA